In Nicotiana tabacum cultivar K326 chromosome 17, ASM71507v2, whole genome shotgun sequence, one DNA window encodes the following:
- the LOC107814658 gene encoding UDP-glycosyltransferase 83A1-like, which produces MVHIPHIVAIPYPAQGHVLPLMELSLWLVKEGCKITFVNSEFNHKRVIKALSENDDVQKKISLVSIPDGLGPEEDRTDLKKLTEAIAEVMPGKLEEVINMINECDKNGVSCVIVDENMGWALGVAEKLNIRRVAFWPAAAATLASLFSVSKLIDDGIIDSEGAILKKQGIKLSPNMPIMNPSDFAWACFPDPAMRKMIIELVKDNNERVKSADWIICNSAKELEPGAFAMFPQVSPIGPLLASNRLGFSAGHFWPEDSNCLKWLDQQPRNSVIYVAFGSLTILDSIQFQELALGLELSKRRFLWVVRENLLTEEAADNAYPKGFKDRIGNRGHIVKWAPQQEVLAHPSIACFLSHCGWNSTVESVSNGVPFLCWPYFADQLFNQSYICDVWKVGLGFNKNEFGIIGKEEIKNKMDQLFGDEAFKERALDLQEKVKSSVKGGGSSNKMFGKFIDWIKTAQ; this is translated from the exons atggtcCATATCCCACATATTGTGGCTATACCTTATCCAGCACAAGGCCATGTTCTTCCTTTAATGGAACTTTCCTTATGGTTAGTCAAAGAGGGTTGCAAAATCACCTTTGTTAACTCTGAATTCAATCACAAAAGAGTCATTAAGGCATTATCAGAGAACGACGACGTGCAGAAGAAGATAAGCTTAGTTTCAATTCCAGATGGATTGGGACCTGAAGAAGATAGAACAGACCTCAAAAAGTTGACAGAAGCAATTGCTGAAGTGATGCCTGGGAAACTTGAGGAAGTCATTAATATGATTAATGAGTGTGATAAAAATGGAGTGTCATGTGTTATAGTTGATGAGAATATGGGATGGGCATTGGGAGTAGCAGAAAAATTAAACATTAGAAGAGTTGCATTTTGGCCAGCAGCTGCAGCTACGCTAGCCTCGTTATTTAGTGTCTCAAAACTCATTGATGATGGAATCATAGATAGCGAAG GAGCAATCTTGAAGAAACAGGGGATTAAGCTATCACCAAACATGCCAATCATGAATCCATCAGATTTCGCGTGGGCTTGTTTCCCTGATCCAGCCATGAGAAAAATGATAATCGAGCTCGTAAAAGACAACAATGAAAGAGTAAAATCCGCAGATTGGATAATCTGTAACTCAGCAAAGGAACTTGAGCCTGGAGCTTTTGCCATGTTCCCTCAAGTGTCACCTATAGGACCACTTTTGGCAAGCAATCGACTCGGATTTTCAGCAGGCCATTTCTGGCCCGAAGACTCAAATTGCCTAAAATGGCTAGATCAGCAACCACGTAACTCTGTTATTTACGTTGCATTTGGTAGCTTGACAATCTTGGATTCAATTCAGTTCCAGGAGCTGGCACTTGGGCTAGAGTTGTCCAAACGGCGATTCTTGTGGGTGGTTCGAGAAAATTTACTCACTGAAGAGGCTGCTGATAATGCTTACCCGAAAGGTTTCAAAGACAGAATAGGCAATCGAGGACATATAGTAAAATGGGCACCTCAACAAGAAGTGTTAGCTCATCCTTCTATTGCTTGCTTTTTAAGTCATTGTGGTTGGAATTCGACTGTTGAGAGTGTGAGCAACGGGGTCCCTTTCTTGTGCTGGCCTTATTTTGCTGACCAGTTGTTTAATCAGAGTTACATTTGTGATGTTTGGAAAGTAGGACTGGGGTTTAACAAAAATGAGTTTGGAATTattggaaaagaagaaatcaaGAATAAGATGGATCAGTTATTTGGTGATGAGGCATTTAAAGAAAGGGCTTTAGATCTTCAAGAAAAGGTTAAGTCTAGTGTCAAAGGAGGAGGAAGTTCTAACAAGATGTTTGGCAAATTTATTGACTGGATCAAGACAGCTCAATGA